The Roseiconus lacunae genome window below encodes:
- a CDS encoding WD40 repeat domain-containing serine/threonine-protein kinase gives MDRWESLTKQGQDVSLAHLCEGDEELSDQLQGYLRSLEAFSRFEEQLADELPASIGEYQVLSEIGRGGFSVVYLVQQQMPPRKVALKLLHDVTARPRIESRFRLEIQLLAALQHHHIARIYDAGVVDFGGTQRLFFTMEWIRGKTVLEYIRRCEQHSDWSHQDTVELCLPFLDALAVAHAEGIVHRDLKPANLLVTDDGVPKLIDFGLARIRSENQEGDSTNQTAESWAGTRCYMSPEQFGGAPFRVDSRTDVYAFGVVLYQLLTDRLPYKLENLTLWQTAEVVRSQSPDSLRRLNPAIGRDLELIIETALAKDPVERYESIESMREDLRRYLDHRPILTRRPSAFDALRKWSRRYRFAALVSSVVLALLISLAIVAFGYAKLARDRSMRLMESVSQLQTQRSNLKRLNVEIADSNLRLKRSAFNHTLMRLGMMALHEPDLAARQLEDPAYCPEHLRGFAWSLLHQQLSSETHAWNADGKGLLDVAVSADGSWVVTSGPNGLVAWDTESKRVLARYDRSIRSPAVRLSVDSIANAVLFVEQDGAAARLDIRQNKVRRLPDMSKVPHSAIAVIEGTSDFLVADQDGLVARMSQQTEVEVWRIQLARLPIIALSVAEDGTRYAAMSSTGQVFIGNLSSGEVQDRQQVLDRSGETIHVNRGRFSSDLSIASLCKEENGTLVWNLQSREIVQAYRSNGFRPDFDFVHPSALFSRYVQSGRGEVWLSENGKRLETLFRHDQSLVNLRSEPTRKTAIEFQPVALDVSNDGNAVAIALRGGIVLTKQLSEGVQFPVWQTNQHTVSHSRYSPRGDRVALSHGGGQISILDSETGDLLRQWTSRSRTVSDLKFLDSGRLLVSADRGRGVSLWDVETGELLSRFDHPTDIRRVAELDDRLLIGFHDGRAAWMRVQQTADVAELLADSASNQPVHTYAVHKENNWIASFDDAKNRIELRAVTEQGELSTIAYRDFIDIQAMEFHPSGRSLVLATEGGTVAVWSVPELHKDVTRQMRIRPATQIVFTRDGQAMVTGHADGELIVWDAVVWEPQLSIRTGIAPIRTLSLSPSDDQLLVGGKGDHVIVLDTN, from the coding sequence CTCACCTTTGTGAAGGCGATGAAGAGTTGTCCGACCAGCTGCAAGGTTATCTGCGATCGCTGGAGGCGTTCTCGCGATTCGAAGAGCAATTGGCGGACGAACTACCGGCTTCGATTGGTGAGTACCAAGTTTTATCAGAGATTGGCCGAGGCGGATTCTCCGTCGTCTATCTCGTTCAACAGCAAATGCCACCCCGAAAGGTCGCACTCAAGTTGTTGCATGACGTCACCGCACGTCCCAGAATCGAATCGCGATTTCGACTCGAGATTCAACTTTTAGCGGCGTTACAGCACCATCATATCGCTCGGATCTATGATGCAGGAGTCGTCGATTTTGGGGGGACGCAGCGTCTGTTTTTTACGATGGAATGGATCCGAGGTAAAACAGTTCTGGAGTACATTCGGCGGTGCGAGCAACATTCCGACTGGTCGCATCAAGACACGGTCGAACTGTGCCTGCCCTTTCTAGATGCTCTGGCGGTGGCACATGCCGAAGGCATCGTACATCGTGATTTAAAGCCGGCAAACTTGCTTGTCACTGATGATGGTGTTCCAAAGCTGATTGACTTTGGACTTGCGCGAATCCGTAGTGAGAACCAGGAAGGAGATTCAACAAATCAAACGGCTGAATCTTGGGCAGGAACACGTTGCTACATGAGCCCGGAGCAATTCGGCGGTGCCCCATTTCGAGTTGATTCACGCACCGATGTGTATGCGTTCGGGGTGGTGCTTTATCAGTTGCTCACAGACCGTCTGCCGTACAAGTTGGAGAACTTAACGCTGTGGCAGACTGCCGAAGTCGTACGTTCTCAATCGCCTGATTCACTGCGAAGGCTGAATCCAGCGATTGGGCGCGACCTGGAATTGATCATCGAGACAGCGCTCGCCAAGGATCCGGTCGAGCGTTATGAATCGATCGAGTCAATGCGTGAGGACCTACGTCGCTATCTCGATCACCGGCCTATCCTTACCAGACGCCCGAGCGCATTTGATGCGCTACGCAAATGGAGTAGGAGGTATCGCTTCGCAGCCTTGGTATCGTCTGTCGTTCTAGCACTGCTGATCTCACTTGCGATCGTAGCGTTTGGGTATGCGAAGCTCGCAAGGGATCGGTCAATGAGGTTAATGGAATCCGTTTCCCAATTGCAAACGCAACGAAGCAATCTAAAGAGGCTTAACGTCGAAATTGCGGATTCCAATCTGCGTTTAAAACGATCCGCGTTCAACCACACGCTCATGCGATTGGGGATGATGGCGTTGCATGAGCCAGACTTGGCTGCCCGCCAGTTAGAAGATCCAGCGTATTGTCCCGAGCATCTTCGCGGGTTTGCCTGGAGTTTGCTGCATCAACAATTGTCAAGTGAAACTCATGCATGGAATGCGGATGGAAAAGGATTGTTGGATGTTGCGGTTTCTGCTGATGGTTCTTGGGTTGTGACCAGTGGGCCCAATGGATTGGTGGCATGGGATACAGAATCGAAGCGAGTGTTAGCGAGATACGATCGATCAATCCGATCACCGGCTGTCAGACTTTCGGTCGATTCGATAGCGAACGCAGTGCTGTTCGTTGAGCAGGACGGCGCTGCGGCGAGACTGGATATCCGGCAAAACAAAGTCAGACGCCTGCCTGATATGTCGAAAGTTCCTCATTCTGCGATTGCGGTGATCGAAGGAACGTCAGACTTTTTGGTGGCTGATCAAGATGGATTGGTTGCGCGAATGAGTCAGCAAACGGAGGTCGAAGTCTGGCGGATTCAGTTGGCACGACTGCCGATCATTGCGCTATCGGTTGCCGAGGATGGAACTCGCTATGCCGCGATGTCGTCAACTGGGCAAGTTTTTATTGGAAATCTCTCGAGTGGTGAAGTTCAAGATAGACAACAAGTTTTAGATCGATCGGGTGAAACAATTCATGTCAATCGTGGACGGTTTTCCAGTGACCTCAGCATTGCCAGCCTTTGCAAAGAGGAAAACGGCACTTTGGTTTGGAACCTTCAATCGCGGGAAATCGTGCAGGCATACCGCAGCAACGGCTTTCGCCCCGATTTCGATTTCGTCCACCCGTCTGCTTTGTTCTCTCGGTACGTTCAGTCCGGGCGTGGCGAAGTCTGGTTGTCGGAGAACGGTAAAAGATTGGAAACTCTGTTTCGACATGACCAATCACTTGTCAACTTACGGTCCGAACCAACCCGAAAGACTGCGATCGAATTCCAGCCAGTCGCTCTTGATGTGTCTAACGATGGAAACGCGGTGGCAATCGCACTTCGTGGCGGCATAGTGTTAACAAAACAGCTGTCCGAAGGAGTTCAGTTTCCCGTTTGGCAGACGAACCAGCATACCGTTTCACATTCACGCTATTCTCCCCGCGGCGATCGTGTCGCGCTATCTCATGGTGGAGGTCAAATTAGCATCCTCGATTCCGAGACAGGGGACTTACTTCGCCAGTGGACAAGCCGAAGCCGAACAGTTTCGGACTTGAAGTTTCTTGATTCCGGTCGGTTGCTCGTTTCGGCAGATCGAGGACGGGGCGTTTCGCTGTGGGATGTCGAGACCGGTGAATTGCTTTCCAGATTCGATCATCCTACCGATATTCGAAGAGTGGCTGAACTTGATGATCGTCTTCTCATTGGCTTTCACGACGGGCGGGCCGCTTGGATGAGGGTCCAGCAGACGGCGGACGTCGCTGAACTGTTGGCCGATTCGGCGAGCAATCAACCGGTCCATACCTATGCCGTACACAAAGAAAACAATTGGATCGCATCTTTTGATGACGCTAAAAATCGAATTGAACTACGCGCAGTGACAGAACAAGGCGAGCTTTCCACGATCGCTTATCGAGATTTTATCGACATTCAGGCAATGGAGTTTCATCCATCGGGACGCTCGCTGGTTCTTGCCACGGAAGGTGGAACAGTCGCCGTTTGGAGCGTCCCAGAGCTACACAAAGATGTGACGCGTCAAATGAGAATCCGCCCGGCGACACAAATTGTCTTCACGAGGGATGGCCAGGCAATGGTCACGGGGCATGCCGATGGCGAGCTCATCGTTTGGGACGCTGTGGTATGGGAGCCGCAATTGTCAATTCGAACCGGGATTGCGCCAATCCGGACGCTCAGTCTGTCGCCAAGCGATGATCAGCTACTCGTAGGAGGGAAGGGAGATCATGTGATCGTGCTAGATACGAATTAA